A stretch of the Clavibacter sp. B3I6 genome encodes the following:
- a CDS encoding type B 50S ribosomal protein L31, protein MKTAIHPQYAPVVFRDLASGETFLTRSTVGSSKTIEWEDGNTYPVIDVEISSASHPFYTGKQRIMDSAGRVEKFNSRYAGFGKK, encoded by the coding sequence ATGAAGACCGCCATCCACCCCCAGTACGCCCCGGTCGTCTTCCGCGACCTCGCCTCCGGTGAGACCTTCCTCACGCGCTCCACCGTGGGCAGCTCGAAGACCATCGAGTGGGAGGACGGCAACACGTACCCCGTCATCGACGTCGAGATCTCGAGCGCCTCGCACCCGTTCTACACGGGCAAGCAGCGCATCATGGACTCCGCCGGCCGCGTCGAGAAGTTCAACTCGCGCTACGCGGGCTTCGGCAAGAAGTAG
- a CDS encoding 3'-5' exonuclease gives MTSRWHDTLASFDLETTGVDVETARIVTACIVVLDERGEVLERHDWLADPGVEIPAGAAAIHGVTTERAQAEGRDAAAVVLEIVTTIREMFARGLALVVYNAPYDLTLLNREAVRHGVEPLRDTGPVIDPLVIDKAVDTYRRGKRTLSVAAEHYGVRLDDAHDAGADAIAAGRVAQAIAGRYADQLDIPVLDLHDRQVDWSRVQAESFQDYMRRTRDPAFTTSGAWPERHVGS, from the coding sequence TCGTTCGACCTCGAGACGACGGGGGTGGACGTCGAGACCGCGCGCATCGTCACGGCGTGCATCGTCGTGCTGGACGAGCGGGGCGAGGTCCTCGAGCGCCACGACTGGCTCGCGGACCCCGGCGTCGAGATCCCCGCGGGCGCCGCGGCCATCCACGGCGTCACGACGGAGCGCGCGCAGGCGGAGGGGCGGGACGCCGCGGCCGTGGTGCTCGAGATCGTGACCACCATCCGCGAGATGTTCGCGCGCGGCCTCGCGCTCGTCGTCTACAACGCGCCCTACGACCTCACGCTCCTCAACCGCGAGGCCGTGCGGCACGGCGTGGAGCCGCTCCGGGACACCGGCCCCGTCATCGACCCGCTCGTCATCGACAAGGCGGTCGACACGTACCGCCGCGGCAAGCGCACCCTGTCCGTCGCGGCCGAGCACTACGGCGTGCGGCTCGACGACGCGCACGACGCGGGCGCCGACGCCATCGCCGCGGGCCGCGTCGCCCAGGCCATCGCCGGGCGCTACGCGGACCAGCTCGACATCCCCGTGCTCGACCTGCACGACCGGCAGGTCGACTGGTCCCGCGTCCAGGCCGAGAGCTTCCAGGACTACATGCGCCGCACGCGCGACCCCGCCTTCACGACGTCGGGCGCGTGGCCGGAGCGGCACGTCGGATCCTGA